The Procambarus clarkii isolate CNS0578487 chromosome 57, FALCON_Pclarkii_2.0, whole genome shotgun sequence genome has a segment encoding these proteins:
- the LOC123744910 gene encoding uncharacterized protein, with protein MRVGVRAAMWAVGVLWAWLAVGVALATPYGTHWNNQPVYNSNPQPGCTTSVHVTKVTATTTATQIATTTATQTATTTATQTVTTTVASVTVTQTPAATTVTQTATSTVSVTTTAISLTTTTQTVTTTATTTATATTTATTTATTTATATTTATKTATVTTTAASTTVTTTTTAISTTTAVSTTTAISTTTATTTAVSTTTAISTTTATTTATVTTTTAAATTTVVSTTTATTTATIITTTTATAIRHSYVTVTQPCLDPRYETSSVSRSTLKDKKTDNSQEKGWVWSS; from the exons ATGAGAGTGGGAGTGAGAGCCGCGATGTGGGCTGTGGGAGTGCTGTGGGCGTGGTTGGCTGTGGGAGTGGCCCTGGCTACGCCTTACGGAACACATTGGAATAATCAACCGGTTTATAACTCGAATCCTCAG CCGGGGTGCACCACGAGCGTCCACGTGACCAAGGTCACCGCAACTACCACTGCCACTCagatcgccaccaccaccgctactcagaccgccactaccaccgccactcagaccgtcaccaccaccgtcgcctCCGTCACTGTCACTCAGACACCCgctgccaccaccgtcacccag ACGGCCACGTCGACCGTGAGCGTCACTACCACCGCTattagcctcaccaccaccacacagaccgtcaccaccaccgctaccaccaccgccaccgctaccaccaccgctaccaccaccgccaccaccaccgctaccgcTACCACCACCGCTACTAAAACTGCTACCGTTACTACAACCGCCGCctccaccaccgttaccaccaccaccaccgctatctCCACTACCACCGCTGTCTCCACAACCACTGCTAtctccaccacaacagccaccaccaccgctgtctccaccaccaccgctatctctaccacaacagccaccaccaccgccacagtcaccaccacaactGCCGCCGCCACAACTACcgttgtctccaccaccaccgccaccaccaccgccaccatcatcaccaccaccacagccaccgccATCAGACACAGCTACGTCACAGTTACCCAGCCCTGCTTAG ATCCACGCTATGAGACGTCCTCTGTGTCGCGCTCGACGCTCAAGGATAAGAAGACTGACAACTCCCAAGAGAAGGGATGGGTGTGGTCCTCTTAA
- the LOC123745072 gene encoding uncharacterized protein, whose product MIKFGIIFLLVLSPSVLGYRPHREPAELVEQQQSKQKLIQFEQDVPPQEYLPPVKIRECPTEIVKTYVTKTEVVPTYVTKTEEKYITVTSTDLQVKVNTIISTVIQPSYITQTEHKTEYKTNYETEYKTETKHLTDTVYSTQVEVRTTSLYVTKVESVTVPQYVTSTTQLEKYVTVTKECYQQQIKGVKGGYGR is encoded by the exons ATGATCAA GTTCGGCATCATTTTCTTGCTGGTCCTGAGTCCTTCCGTTTTGGGGTACCGACCTCACAGGGAGCCAGCGGAGCTTGTAGAGCAGCAGCAGAGCAAGCAAAAGCTTATCCAGTTTGAACAAGATGTTCCGCCCCAAGAATATCTTCCGCCCGTAAAGATCCGG GAATGTCCGACCGAGATTGTCAAGACCTATGTCACTAAGACCGAAGTGGTCCCCACCTACGTCACCAAGACCGAGGAGAAGTACATCACGGTCACCAGCACAGACCTCCAGGTGAAGGTCAATACTATCATCTCTACTGTCATCCAGCCGTCCTACATCACCCAGACCGAACATAAGACCGAATACAAGACCAACTACGAGACCGAGTATAAGACCGAGACGAAGCACCTCACTGACACTGTCTATTCTACCCAGGTCGAG GTGAGGACGACCTCCCTCTACGTGACCAAGGTAGAGAGCGTGACTGTCCCTCAGTACGTCACCTCCACCACTCAGCTCGAGAAGTACGTCACCGTCACCAAGGAATGCTACCAACAACAAATCAAAGGAGTTAAAGGAG GATACGGGCGGTAA